A single genomic interval of Lathyrus oleraceus cultivar Zhongwan6 chromosome 7, CAAS_Psat_ZW6_1.0, whole genome shotgun sequence harbors:
- the LOC127102538 gene encoding TMV resistance protein N: MANHDDDFTHDVFLSFRGKTRYSFTDHLYRSLLRHGINVFRDDQNLKIGNEIGPSLLHAIEASRISIVVLCRDYASSTWCLDELVKIVHCYYEMKGKIVFVVFYKVEPSDVRHQRNSYQVAMVEHEKRFGRESEKVKAWRLALNSVCALSGLHCKDDSYESEFIEKIVRDISAKLTPMPFQIKHLVGLDFRFEQVKSLIDIDSDDDVCMLGIYGAGGIGKTTFALDIYNKIRNRFEAASFLANVREKSNESTTGLEDLQRTLLYEMGEEPKTMLGSTFRGSSEIKQSLSHRRVLLIIDDVDSVKQLESLAGGHDWFGSGSRIIVTTRDTDVLHKHDVKIKTYKLEELNHHESIELFCWHAFNMSRPEENFAKICSHAISYAKGIPLALRVIGSNLKGKSIEEWDIELQKYRKVPDAEIQGVLEISYKCLSDLDRKIFLDIACFFKGERWDYVKRILDACDFFPVIRVFVSKCLMTVDENGCLEMHDLIQEMGREIVRKESTSNPGERTRLWSHKEVLDVLRGNFGSAKVEGIMLHPPKQEKVDHWACNAFKKMKNLRILIVRNTLFSLGPSNLPNSLRLLDWKWYPSKNFPPDFYPYRIVDFKLPHSSMILKKPFQIFGDLTFINLSHSQSITQIPDLSGAKNLRVLTLDKCHKLAKFDISVGFMPNLVYLSASGCTELKSFVPKMYLPSLQVLSFNFCKKLEHFPQVMQKMDKPLKIHMISTAIKEFPKSIGNLTGLEYIDMSICKGLKDLSSSFLLLPKLISLKIDGCSQVGESFQRFKERHSVAKGYPNLETLHFSEANLSFEDVNAIIEIFPKLKDLKVSHNGFVALPSCIGGSMHLKNLDVSFCRNLTGVPELPLSIQKIDARHCQSLTSEASSLLWSKVSQEIQRIQVVMPMPKMEIPEWFDCVCTQEIPLFWARRKFPVVALALVFQKKTDNSDNFLKIVDYINLLTGVKDWHTVSLHLFIDGQQICGRDFHYFNVGEDHVLLCDLRFLFNDEEWQDLDASLGDDWKAIQVQYDSDLILTKWGVYVYKQETSMDDIQFIPPNRSSCSYMPSSYLVPKRSPEQQMKHVLENFNPKDMFSEYLPLLESEEGPVRSLKVLLRSLRNAKVEVIEKTSFSAYGASLKQDHEDSVEHVIQVLEMIKENLSEHFADLSPEDLQIASGVAERVLRARVELMKDGSLDIGMPIILEYTDALGAKNRRFWGTMEIKLGDPFYKPVLKRQNQLSWGLGTSNEASTSDLKVIIVELKCQPAGTEEASSSGVEESLEEGNYNPELEELMRRIEQDAMNLNKSYGKMKASIVQTDEPFSENHLLEALVFRRLMVLGKLTMFGSATKFKITPYGKMRAEDEPFRILRTCFWGLIFVLLALTIWSFHFIVYVCVYFYRIPIIRKLLMWGWWLVKQVCSSCKKLYSRIGMIITRIKEKEL; encoded by the exons ATGGCGAATCACGATGATGATTTCACACACGACGTTTTCCTGAGTTTCAGAGGCAAAACTCGCTATTCATTCACCGATCATCTCTACCGTTCACTTCTCCGTCACGGAATCAACGTCTTCCGAGACGATCAAAACCTCAAAATCGGCAACGAAATTGGACCTTCACTTCTTCATGCAATCGAAGCTTCTAGAATCTCGATCGTTGTGCTTTGTCGTGACTACGCTTCTTCCACTTGGTGCCTTGACGAACTTGTTAAGATCGTTCACTGTTATTATGAAATGAAAGGTAAAATAGTTTTTGTTGTTTTTTATAAGGTGGAACCTTCAGATGTTAGGCATCAGAGAAATAGTTATCAAGTTGCTATGGTTGAACATGAGAAGAGATTTGGAAGGGAATCGGAGAAGGTGAAAGCGTGGAGATTGGCTTTGAATTCAGTTTGTGCTCTTAGCGGATTGCATTGCAAGGACGATAG TTATGAATCTGAATTTATTGAGAAGATTGTGAGAGACATCTCAGCTAAACTAACTCCCATGCCTTTTCAAATCAAGCACCTAGTCGGACTCGATTTTCGTTTCGAACAAGTGAAATCTCTTATTGATATTGATTCTGATGATGATGTTTGCATGTTGGGGATTTATGGAGCTGGTGGAATAGGCAAAACCACATTTGCTTTGGATATATATAACAAAATTAGAAATCGATTTGAAGCTGCAAGTTTTCTTGCTAATGTAAGAGAAAAATCAAATGAAAGCACTACAGGTCTGGAAGATCTCCAAAGGACACTTCTGTATGAGATGGGCGAGGAACCAAAAACCATGTTGGGAAGCACATTTAGAGGAAGCTCTGAAATAAAACAAAGTCTTTCCCACAGAAGAGTTCTTCTGATAATAGATGATGTTGATTCAGTAAAACAATTGGAATCACTAGCTGGAGGACATGATTGGTTTGGTTCTGGTAGCAGAATCATTGTAACAACAAGAGATACAGATGTTTTACATAAACATGATgttaaaataaaaacatataaaCTCGAAGAGCTAAACCATCACGAATCCATTGAACTCTTTTGTTGGCATGCCTTTAATATGAGCAGACCTGAAGAAAATTTTGCAAAAATCTGTTCTCATGCAATAAGTTATGCAAAGGGTATTCCATTGGCTTTAAGAGTTATAGGATCCAATCTGAAAGGTAAGAGCATAGAGGAGTGGGATATTGAACTGCAGAAATATAGAAAGGTTCCAGATGCTGAGATTCAAGGTGTACTAGAAATAAGCTACAAATGTCTATCTGACTTGGACCGGAAAATTTTTCTAGACATTGCTTGTTTTTTCAAAGGGGAAAGATGGGATTATGTTAAAAGGATACTAGATGCTTGTGATTTCTTCCCAGTTATTCGAGTATTTGTTAGTAAATGTCTCATGACAGTTGATGAAAACGGTTGTTTAGAAATGCATGATCTAATCCAAGAAATGGGTAGAGAGATTGTTCGGAAGGAATCAACATCAAACCCGGGGGAACGCACCAGATTATGGTCTCATAAAGAAGTTCTTGATGTACTGCGAGGAAATTTC GGAAGTGCTAAGGTTGAAGGAATAATGCTTCATCCCCCAAAACAAGAAAAAGTAGATCATTGGGCTTGTAATGCCTTTAAGAAGATGAAAAACCTTAGAATTTTAATTGTTAGGAATACATTGTTTTCATTAGGACCTAGTAATCTTCCGAATAGTTTACGGTTACTCGATTGGAAGTGGTACCCATCAAAGAATTTCCCACCAGATTTTTATCCATACAGAATTGTTGACTTCAAGTTACCTCATAGCTCGATGATATTGAAAAAGCCCTTTCAG ATTTTTGGGGATTTAACATTCATCAATCTCTCCCATAGTCAATCCATAACTCAAATTCCTGATCTATCTGGAGCTAAAAACTTAAGAGTGCTTACACTTGATAAATGCCATAAACTGGCAAAGTTTGATATATCTGTTGGATTTATGCCTAATCTGGTGTATTTAAGTGCTTCGGGGTGCACTGAGCTCAAAAGTTTTGTGCCAAAAATGTATTTGCCCTCCCTTCAAGTGCTTTCGTTTAATTTCTGCAAAAAACTTGAACACTTCCCACAAGTAATGCAAAAGATGGATAAGCCATTAAAGATTCACATGATAAGTACCGCCATTAAGGAGTTTCCAAAATCTATTGGTAACCTTACAGGCCTTGAGTATATAGACATGTCAATTTGCAAAGGGCTCAAAGATCTATCAAGTAGCTTCTTATTGCTTCCAAAACTGATCTCTTTGAAAATTGATGGATGCTCTCAAGTAGGAGAATCATTTCAAAGGTTCAAAGAGCGCCATTCAGTGGCAAAAGGCTATCCAAATTTAGAAACACTTCATTTTAGCGAGGCTAATCTATCATTTGAAGATGTTAATGCCATTATTGAAATATTTCCAAAGCTGAAAGACTTGAAAGTTTCACACAATGGGTTTGTAGCCCTCCCAAGTTGCATCGGCGGATCTATGCACTTGAAAAATCTTGATGTGAGTTTTTGCAGGAATCTTACAGGAGTTCCAGAACTTCCATTAAGTATTCAGAAAATCGATGCAAGACACTGTCAATCCTTAACTTCAGAGGCATCGAGTTTGCTATGGTCAAAG GTTTCACAAGAGATCCAAAGAATACAAGTTGTGATGCCTATGCCGAAAATGGAGATTCCAGAATGGTTTGACTGTGTTTGCACTCAAGAGATTCCACTTTTTTGGGCTCGCCGGAAGTTTCCCGTTGTTGCTTTAGCATTAGTGTTCCAAAAAAAGACAGACAATTCAgacaattttttaaaaattgttgATTATATAAATTTGTTGACTGGAGTCAAAGACTGGCACACTGTTAGCCTCCATTTGTTTATTGATGGCCAACAAATATGTGGCAGGGATTTCCATTATTTCAATGTTGGGGAAGATCATGTGCTATTGTGTGACCTGCGATTTTTGTTTAATGACGAAGAGTGGCAAGACCTTGATGCAAGTCTTGGAGATGACTGGAAGGCCATTCAGGTTCAATATGATTCGGACTTGATTCTGACCAAGTGGGGAGTTTATGTGTACAAGCAAGAAACAAGCATGGATGATATCCAATTCATACCTCCCAATCGCAGTTCATGTTCCTACATGCCATCGTCATATTTGGTTCCAAAGAGATCACCAGAGCAGCAAATGAAACATGTGCTAGAAAATTTCAATCCAAAAGACATGTTTAGTGAGTATTTACCTCTATTAGAATCAGAAGAAGGTCCAGTAAGGTCTTTAAAAGTGCTTTTGCGGTCTTTGCGGAATGCCAAGGTGGAAGTTATAGAAAAGACTTCTTTCTCTGCCTATGGGGCAAGTCTAAAGCAAGATCATGAAGATTCTGTAGAGCATGTGATTCAAGTATTAGAGATGATAAAAGAGAATTTATCAGAACATTTTGCTGATTTATCTCCTGAAGATCTTCAAATTGCAAGCGGAGTTGCGGAAAGAGTATTGCGGGCACGGGTAGAATTAATGAAAGACGGTAGCTTGGACATTGGTATGCCTATTATTCTAGAATATACTGATGCATTAGGAGCAAAAAACCGACGCTTTTGGGGAACCATGGAGATAAAACTGGGAGATCCATTTTACAAACCAGTGTTGAAGAGGCAAAACCAACTTTCCTGGGGACTTGGGACTAGCAATGAAGCCTCAACGTCTGACCTAAAGGTGATAATTGTTGAATTGAAATGCCAGCCTGCAGGTACAGAGGAAGCTTCAAGCTCTGGCGTTGAAGAATCCTTGGAGGAAGGAAACTACAATCCTGAATTGGAAGAGTTAATGAGAAGGATAGAGCAAGATGCTATGAACTTGAATAAATCTTATGGGAAAATGAAGGCATCTATTGTTCAAACTGATGAGCCATTTTCCGAAAATCATCTATTGGAAGCATTAGTCTTCAGAAGACTAATGGTTTTGGGAAAATTGACAATGTTTGGATCAGCGACCAAGTTCAAGATCACACCTTATGGGAAGATGAGGGCAGAAGACGAACCTTTCCGCATACTGAGGACATGTTTTTGGGGTTTAATCTTTGTTCTTCTTGCCCTAACTATATGGTCATTTCATTTCATTGTATACGTATGCGTTTACTTTTATAGAATACCAATAATAAGGAAGTTATTAATGTGGGGTTGGTGGCTTGTCAAACAAGTTTGCTCATCTTGTAAAAAATTGTACAGCAGAATTGGCATGATTATTACAAGAATAAAGGAAAAGGAATTGTAG